Genomic window (Desulforapulum autotrophicum HRM2):
TTTTCCCGGGAGATCAGAGCCTCATGATCAGAGCTTGTCATGAAAAAAGCGCCGTTCTTTCGATCCTCATAAAATGTTTTCAGTACATCATCGAGTTCCAGAGCTTTTTTAAGCCACTCGATATCATGGGTGGCTTCATAAAGATCAATGAGTGCTGCGATGAAAAAGGCATAATCCTCGAGATACGCATTGTGACGGGCTTTTCCATCTTTATAACTTCGAAACAGTCGGTTGTCGATGTATAAATTTTCCATGATAAACCGGGCCGCCCTGACTGCCTGGTCAATATAGACCGTATTGTTAAGCGTAAATCCGGCCCGGGCAAATGCGGAAATCATCAGTGCGTTCCACGCGGTAAGAACTTTTTCATCCCGCAAAGGGGCAGGGCGCTTATTTCTTTCCAAGTAAAGAAGTTCTCTGGATGTTTCTATAATCTTTGCCAGTTTCTCCTCTGTTATATTTAATGCTGATGCTGTCTCTGCCCGGCTTTTGGTTGTATGCAGAATATGGCGTTTTTCAAAATTGGGAGTCACTCCCACGGAGTAGTATCTCTTTATGATTTTGCTGTTTTCTTTACCTAAAATAGCGTCCAGTTCTTCCGGTGTCCAGGTAAAATACCACCCCTCTTCCATATGGCCCCGGGGCGTTATACTGTCGGCATCCGTTGCTGAATAAAATGCCCCATCAGCAGAGGTCATATCCTGAATAACATAGCTCAATATTTCATTGACCACCCGTTTAAAATCCGCGTTGTCTGTTGCCTGCCAGGCCTCAAGATAGACCACTGCCAGCAGTGCATTATCATAAAGCATCTTTTCAAAATGAGGGACCAGCCAGTGTTCATCTGTGGAGTACCTGTGAAATCCCCCGCCAACATGATCATACATTCCGCCGCCGGCCATTTGGGCGAGAGAGTGGTCAATCATTTCAAGGATGTTCGTATCCTGTTTGACCTTTTCAAAGGTATTGCGGTTATGGCGCAGCAGCAAACGCACCGGCAGGCTGCTGGGAAATTTTGGGGAGCCGGAAAGTCCTCCGAATCGAGAGTCATAGCTCTGCCGGTAAAAGGATACTGCATTTTGTATCGTTTCTTTACCGGGAAGCCGGGTGCCGGGTTTGGGAGACATCATCTGCTGGATGGCAGCGGTAATCTGCCTGCCTGCGTTTTCCACCCGCCCATCCTGTGCATGGAAGCTTTGGATGAGCTTTTCAAGGAGGGTCAGAAAACCAATATCAGCGCCCCGATCACCGTCTCTGGGCGGAAAATAAG
Coding sequences:
- a CDS encoding thioredoxin domain-containing protein produces the protein MAHTLSAAPTAKAEGPFSHIPHPGTQLYDKNLIQRLENARKVHGRTYRPRTKHLHPDGSAKYTNRLFLESSPYLLQHAHNPVNWYPWGDEAFETARKLNRPVFLSVGYATCHWCHVMEEESFENEEIARYLNENYLCVKVDREERPDIDSIYMSAVQALTGRGGWPMNVWLTCDRKPFYGGTYFPPRDGDRGADIGFLTLLEKLIQSFHAQDGRVENAGRQITAAIQQMMSPKPGTRLPGKETIQNAVSFYRQSYDSRFGGLSGSPKFPSSLPVRLLLRHNRNTFEKVKQDTNILEMIDHSLAQMAGGGMYDHVGGGFHRYSTDEHWLVPHFEKMLYDNALLAVVYLEAWQATDNADFKRVVNEILSYVIQDMTSADGAFYSATDADSITPRGHMEEGWYFTWTPEELDAILGKENSKIIKRYYSVGVTPNFEKRHILHTTKSRAETASALNITEEKLAKIIETSRELLYLERNKRPAPLRDEKVLTAWNALMISAFARAGFTLNNTVYIDQAVRAARFIMENLYIDNRLFRSYKDGKARHNAYLEDYAFFIAALIDLYEATHDIEWLKKALELDDVLKTFYEDRKNGAFFMTSSDHEALISREKPYYDNATPSGNAIAILNLLRLHSFTTDYRYKQRAEKALKFFSERLNTAPSALSEMLLAIDYYFDNPKEIIVIAPTEKPDAGDCLLETFRNLFIPNRILMVADEKQAADHAKIIPLAQGKKAINGKATAYVCENGTCKLPTSDPEVFDKQLQPDGPTLLKVS